A part of Salmo salar chromosome ssa18, Ssal_v3.1, whole genome shotgun sequence genomic DNA contains:
- the rpl34 gene encoding large ribosomal subunit protein eL34 yields MVQRLTYRRRLSYNTASNKTRLSRTPGNRIVYLYTKKVGKAPKSACGICPGRLRGIRAVRPQVLMRLSKTKKHVSRAYGGAMCAKCVRDRIKRAFLIEEQKIVVKVLKAQAQSQKSK; encoded by the exons ATGGTCCAACGCTTGACTTACCGTCGTAGGTTGTCCTACAACACTGCCTCCAACAAAACTAGGCT GTCCCGGACTCCTGGTAACCGCATTGTGTACCTGTACACCAAGAAGGTGGGCAAGGCCCCGAAGTCCGCATGCGGAATCTGCCCTGGTAGACTGCGCGGC ATCCGGGCTGTGAGACCCCAGGTCCTGATGAGGCTCTCAAAAACCAAGAAGCACGTCAGCAGAGCCTACGGTGGAGCAATGTGTGCCAAGTGTGTGCGCGACCG GATCAAGCGAGCTTTCCTGATTGAGGAACAGAAGATTGTTGTCAAGGTTCTTAAGGCACAGGCACAGAGTCAGAAATCTAAGTAA